The DNA region CACACTGCGCGGCGCTGCGGAGCCCCCGCCCCGCCCTGTACCTCGCGTCATGGAGCCTCCCCAACGGCCGACGAACCGGATCCCAAGGATGCCAGACCATCGATGGTCTGACTGCGCAGACATGTCTACGCAGTCATATGGCCGACGTCAAGAGTTCTGGCGCGTATGACGGAGCCTCGTCTCCGCACGGGCATGTGCACTTCCTGGGATAGTCAACTATCTTAATAGGCGACTAGTTAGTCATCCGCTCTCGCTCCGTGGGCAGCGGGGGGCCGAGCTCAGAGAAGGCGGGCGACCATGGCGAACAGTGGCTACGCGCGGTACGTCGCCCTGGGCGACAGCCAGACCGAGGGCCTCGGTGACGATGACGGCACAGGGAACCCGAGAGGGTGGGCGGACCGGCTCGCCGAGCAGATCGCGCGGACCGACCCCGGCCTCCTGTACGCCAACCTCGCAGTCCGTGGGCGCCTTGCGGGCGAGGTGCGCTCGGAGCAGTTGGCTCCCGCGCTGGCGCTGCGCCCGGACCTGGCGACGGTCGTCGCCGGCGTCAACGACGTGCTGCGGCCCCGCTTCGACGCGGACGAGGTGGCCGAGCACCTGGAGGCGATGTTCGCCGCGCTCACCGCGAGCGGTGCCCGCGTCGCGACGCTGACCTTCCCCGACTTCGCGCGGATCGTCCCGGCCGCCAGACCCATCGGCCACCGGGTCACCGCACTGAACAGCCGCATTCGCGAGGCGGCCCGACGCCACGGTGTGGTGGTGGCCGACGCGGAGCCTCACCCGGTGGCCACCGACCTCCGCCTGTGGAGCCCCGACCGGCTGCACGCGAGCCCGCGCGGCCACGCCCTGATCGCCGCCGCGGTCGCCGAGGCGCTCGCCGTACCGGGAAGCGACGACAGCTGGATCCACCCTCTGCCCGCCGACGCGTCCATGCGTTCAGGGCTGCGCGCCGTCGGGACCGAGCTGCGTTGGGCCGGCTCCTTCCTCGGACCCTGGCTCGCCCGGCGCCTGCGCGGCCGCTCGTCCGGTGACGGCCGGGAAGCCAAGCGACCCACCCTCCTTCCGGTGGCCCATGCCATCGAAGACCCCTCGCGAGGGCCCGTTCACAGTCGTCGCATTGAGTAATCAACAGGCTGTTAGGTTGGATTCATGGCTCTTCGCAACGCGGTGATGGCGGCGCTTCTGGAGGGTGAGGCGTCGGGGTACGACCTTGCCAAGGGGTTCGAGGCGTCGGTCGCCAACTTCTGGATGGCCACACCGCAGCAGATCTATCGCGAGCTGGAGCGCATGGAAGGCGAGGGCCTCGTCGCCGCTCGCGTCGTACAGCAGGAGCGCCGTCCGAACAAACGGCTGTTCTCGCTCACCGACGAGGGCCTTGCCGCCGTACGGGCCTACACCGCCGAACCGCCCGCCAAACCGACGGCGATCCGGGACGAGCTGCTGGTCAAGGTGCAGTGCGTGGACGTCGGCGACATGGAGGCCGTACGAACCGCCGTCGCCCAGCGCATGGAGCTGGCCGCGACCAAGATCGCGCGCTACGAGCGGGTACGGGAATGGCTGTTGGCCGGACGTACCGAGGACGAGTACTTCACCACCGCCGAACGCATCGGGCCCTACCTCACCTGTCTGCGGGGCCTGTCCCTCGAACGGGACAACCTGACCTGGGGCGAGGTGACTCTCAAGCGACTCGCACAGCGTGCGGAGGCGCTTGCTTCCCCGGCACGCGACTGAGCACGTGGGCTCTTTGCCGCGGTCTCGCGGGTTCTCGTGCCGCGGCCGACGACGATCGGCTTTCGGGGTGTCTATGTACACTCCCCGGCATGGCATGCCGCATCAGTGAACTGGTTCTCGACTGCGCAGACCCCGACCGGCTCGCCGTATTCTGGTGCGAGGTCCTCGGCTACGTCGAACTCGGCCGGGAGGACGACGGAAGCATCGAGATCGGGCCGCCCGACGCCGGCTTCGGCGGCCCGCAGCCCACTCTCGTCCTGAGCCCCAGCAGTGACCCGCGGGCCGGGAAGCTCCCACTGCACATCGACGTCAACGCCACCGACCGTGACCAGGACGCCGAGTTGGAGCGGCTGCTCGCCCTCGGCGCCAGGCCTGCCGATGTCGGCCAGACCGGCGCCGAGAGCTGGCACACCCTGGCCGACCCGGAAGGCAACGAATTCTGCCTCCTGCGTGCCCGGATCAAGCCCCTCTGACCAGGCCGGAGGTTCGGCGGAGAGAACCTACGGGCGTGCTGTCGAGGAGCGGCTGTTGTACGCCTCCACCTTCAGGAGCGGGTGGTGTGACGGCAGAGCGCGGGCGGGCCAGGACAAGGTGACGGTCTGTGACTCGCCGGGCAGCAGCCACAAGTAGTTGTCGCTGTAGAGCGTCGGCAGCACACGATGGCCGGTCTTGTCGTTGAGCAGCGACAGCCGGACCATGGCGGCGACGGACCGACCGTGGTTGCGGACGGTGGCGGTCAGTTCGTGACGGCTTCCGGAACGGGACAGGCCCGTCACCGTTCCGGACACCCTGGTCTGCGGCGCCTTGGTCAACGCCCGCATGGCGGCCGCGGTGCGATGGCGCCAGTACGTGTTGCGGGACAGAACACGGCCGTCACTGCCCTCCAGAGTCAGGCGCAGGAGGTGCAGGTCGGGCAGGCTGTCGGTCCAGGCGCTGGTGAACGCCTTCGCGGTGGCGGCCGGTGCCACGTCCAGCCGTACGCTCGTGGTCCTGCCCAGCTGTCGGCCCGACAGGTCGAACAACCGGGCCGAGACGGTGGCGTTCTTGAGGTCCTTGCGCGTGTGGTTGACGGCCAGGACCTGGCCCTTCGGGTCGGCCTGGACGTGCAGGGGCTCGCACGCCGTCCGGGCGCCGTAGTAGGTGCCGTTGACATCGAAGTCGTAGTCGTAGGTCTGCCAGACCGTGCTGTGCCACGCGGGATGGGACATCCACAGCATCAGGCCGCTGGCGTTGTCCCACAGGTTCGCGTTCCACGCCTCGAACATGGCGCGCGTGTTCTCGTAGTTGACGAACTGGGCCTTGCGGGCGAAGTCGTCCAGGTCCTCGGTCTCTCCGAGACGGGCCTCGACGGCTGCCTTGTACGTGTGCGGTGCCTGGTTCCCGCGCTCGCTCCAGTCGTGGTAGTACCACGCGCCGCGTATCGGCCACTCGGGCTCGTCGCCCGTCATGTTCCGCATACTGGCCGCGGTGGACACCACCGGCATACCGATCTCGGTGTGGAAGCCGAAGTCCTTGCTGCCGTACGTGGACGGATCGAAGTACTTCTCCGGCTCGACCCAGCCGTACGGACCGCCACCGGTGATGATGCCGCCGGCCGAGTTGTTCTGGTAGAGGATGCCGGGGACCTGCTGTTCGACGGCCTGGCGCATGCCCTTGTCGATGGCCGCAGGCGGGTTGCCCTCGTTGGCTCCGCACCAGATCACCACGCTGGGGTGGGTGCGGTAGCGCAGGACGGTGTCCCGCGCGATCGAGTTGAAGGCGTCGTGGTCCGGCGGGTCCATGGCCCACGCGTTGGGGAAGTCGTTCCACACCAGGATCCCGTGCTCGTCGCAGGCGGCGAAGAACTCCTCCCGGTCGCATGTGCCCACCCAGTTGCGGATCATGGTGAAGTTCATGTCGCGGTGCATTCGTACCGCCGCGTCCATCCGCTCCGGCGGCATCCGGCGCAGCAGTTCGTCCCAGCCCCAGTTGCCGCCGCGGGCCAGGACCCGCACTCCGTTCACGCTGATCTTCAGAGGGTCGGGGGTGTTGGACACGGACTTCACGTCGGTCCATGTGTCCCCGTCGTCGGACACCTGGATCACGTAGGTCTTCGGGTAGGCCGGCTCCCACACGATCGCCACCCGGTCGAACCTCTTCGCGGATCCCAGATCGACCTGGATCCACTGGTGGTCCTCGTACTGGGACGACCAGCGGGTTCCCGCGTCGCCGTCGGTGGCGTGCGAGGCCGGGTGGTCGGACTCCTCGGTCGAGGCGGTCGCCTTCTGACGCAGGGCCAGGTCGGTTCCGGGCTCGGCGCTGTCGATGACGCCGAGGGACCACAGGGAGTTGCCCCAGCTCGTGTTGCGCACCCCGCAGGCGATACGGACGTAACGGGCGGTGCGCGGAGCGAAGTCCTCGACCCGCAGGCTGGCGTTGCCGTTGTCGAAGGGCAGTGGCACAGCGCTGTTGTCCACCGACGCGACATCGGTCCAGTCGGCGTCGTTCGACGAGACCTGCACCAGATACGTCTTCGCGTACGCCTGTTCCCAGGTCAGGTCGACCCGGTCGAACGACTGAGGGGAGCCCAGGTCGACCCGGATCCACTGGTCGTCCTCGTAGGCCGAGGACCAGCGGGTGCCGGCATCACCGTCCGTCGCGTTGGCCGGGCCGTGGTCGTCCCCGTCCTTGGTCGACGCGTCGGCGGGTGCGTGCAGGGCGAGGTCGACGGAGGGGCGTACGCTGTCGGACACGGACAGCGTCCACAGCGAGTTGCCCCAACCGGAGGCCCTGGTCAGGCACTTGATGCGTACGTACTGGGCCTGTTGCCGGTCGAAGGTCACCGACTGGGTGTAGGCGTCGTCGGAGGCGGTGAACGGCAGCGGCACCTCGTACTCGTAGCCGAACTGGCGGATGCCGAACCGGGTGGTGCGGCGGTCGCTCTCGGCGCCGTCGAGCGAGGCGACCAGGGTGAGGTCGTGCAGAGCGGGGTCGCCGAGCCCGTTGGGCCACCACAGTTTCGGGTTGCGCAGCCGCAGTCGCCCGAAGGCGTCGGGGGTGAACGTGACGTCGATGCTCTCGCCCGCCGGCACGGTGACGACCTTGGACACCCGTACGCCGTCGAAGGCCGCGGAGACCGTCGCCCTGTGGTCGGTCGTGTCGGCGTTGCGGACCGGAACGACGATGGTCAGTTCGGCGACCGACACGTCGGGCAGCTTCGGCAGGAGGGTGTCGACACGAGGATCGCCGATCACGACATGGCCGGTGGATCTCAGCCGGACGTGGTTCCAGATGCCTGCGGCCCGGTCGCGTACCGCCGGCATCCAGTCCCAGCCCGAAGAAGCCAGGTAGGTGGGCGAGTTGAGGTTCATCTGGTTGGCACCCGCGTCCACCCAGGCCTCACCGGCGGGGCCCTTGTCGCCGGGGCTGCCGGGCACAGGCATCGGCGTGATCTTCACCGCGAGCGCGTTCTCCCCGCCCGTCGAGAGCAGCTTGGTCACGTCGTGGGCCGATCGGGCGAAGGGATACGTCAGGTCGCCCACCTGCTTGCCGTTGAGCCAGATGTCGGCCTTGTGGTTGATGCCGTCGAACTCCAGCCAGATCCGCCGGCCGGCCCCGGTGCGCAGCCCGCGCGGCAGCTCGAAGTCCCGCTTGTACCACCACGCGTGCCGCGAGAGGGCCTCGGGGACATGGAGGTTGTTCAGTCCGGCGACCGGATCGGGCAGTTTGCCCTGGTCCACCAGTGAGCCCAGAACCGTGCCGGGTACGGTGGCCGGCAGCCAATCGCTGGTGTCGACAGTCGTCTTCGACAGCTCCTCGCCGTCGGCGTCGGCCCAGTCGTCGAGGGTCAGCCGCCAGCCCGACTCCACCGGCACCGTGCCGTCGTCGGCGACCACCAGCTTGGGCGCGGGCCCGGACTGCCTGTCCCAGTCCGTCCAGCCGGTGGCCGACGGCCGGTGCCCCTTGGGGCTGCCGTAGACCTCGAAGCCGTTCAGACCGAGGGGATTGGGGTTGGAGCGCTTGCGCGAGGTCATCCGCACCCAGCGTGCGGTGACCGGGCGTGGGAGCTGGATGTTCACCACTCCGCCCGTGCCCGCCGTCGTGCGGTACACGCTGGTCCAGGACTCGCGATCGGTCGATGTCTCGACCACGTACTCGACCGCGTAACTCGACTGGATCTCCTTGCCCGTGGTGCCGTTGGCGGGATTTCCCGCGGTCGGGGGAGTGAACACCGGGTCGCTCGCGTCGGCTTCGAACGTGAGGCGGATCCAGGTGACCTCGCAGGCGGCCTGCAGATCGATCGAGATCCACTGCGGGTCGCCCGCCGCGGACCGCCATCCGCTGCCCCGCACTCCCGGTGAGGCGAGCCGGTCGACCACGAACGAGCCCGGAGTGGGCGCGTAGGCCGTCGAAGAGACCGTGACAGGGCGGTACAGCGCCAGCTCACGAGGTGAGGAGGGCGCGGCCGAGGCGTCGGAGACGGCAGCGGAGGCGGTCGACGCGGGCAACAGGGAACCAAGTCCGAACCCCGCCAGCAGGGTGGAACCCGTGGTGACGAGGGAGCGTCGCGACAGGCGTGGCGAGCTCGACTGATCTGTCATGAGCGTGATGTCCCATCAAAAGACAGCAGCGCGGGCCGGATACGACACGGCACGTGATGCCAACGGAATGACAACGTTGCCAAAGGCTGTGGCGCGAGTGGGTTTCTGTCAACCCCTGATGCGGAGTTTGTCTGTTGAGGCCTGGTCGAGCGTCGTCATCGCTCCTCGTCCTGGGGGGCGCTCCCGGACGCCTGAGCAGGGCGAAGTGTCCGCCAGGGTGCCTGGGCGAGCGGCACGCCACGATGCGGCTTGCTATTAAATTAGGAATTAATATTGACAGGGTTTCGGCCGCGCGCCACAGTCTTCGCCGTGACGTAGACGGCCCCCTGTCGCAGTGCGGCCCACGTCACGTTCTCGTGCTTCCCAACCCTCGGGAGAGGCAAGTGACTTCACACCCGCAGGTCCGCACACCCGCGGCGACCAGACTGACGCGCCGTGCCACCGCGGTCGCGATCGCAACCGTTCTGGCGGTGACCGCCGCGCCGGCGGCCACGGCGCAGACCGCCGTCGATCGGGGCGCCGTCGACCAGGGCGCGCCCGACTACTACGACAGTGGTCTCGCGCCGACGCCCTACATGGGCTGGAACACCTACTACGGGCTGGGCGCACCCACCGAACAGGCGGTGCGCTCCGTAGCGGACAAGCTGGTCAGCAGCGGTCTGCGTGACAGCGGGTACGACATCGTGTGGCTGGACGGCGGCTGGCAGGCCGACAACCCACGTGACGCGAAAGGGCGGTTGGCCGCCCATCCGGACCGCTTTCCCTCCGGCATCCCGGCATTGGTCTCCTACCTGCACAAACGCGGCCTGAAGGCGGGCATCTACACCGACGCCGGCGCCTACGACGGCGGAAAGACCTGCGGCCTCGGCAGCAGGGGCCACTACGAGGAGGACGCCCGGCAGTTCGCCGGCTGGAAGATCGACGCGGTCAAGGTCGACTTCCTGTGCGGGATCGGCGCCAAGCTCGATCCGGGCCCGGCGTTCAAGGAGTTCAGCGACGCGGTGGCCAAGTCGGGCCGCAAGATGCTGCTCAACCTCTGCAACCCCCTCACCGACGACTGGGGCCTGCCGCACACACCCGAGCAGGACGCGCACAACTCGTACGTCTACGCCCCGACGATCGCCGACTCCTGGCGAACCGGCACGGACATCGCCTGGGGCACCCCGAGCCCCGGACAGTGGCCCAACGTGCTGCGCAACATGGACGCGAACGCCTGGCATCCCGAGGCGCAGGGGCCGGGCCACTACAACGACCCGGACTACCTCATCCCCATGCGGCGCATGAGCGACGGATCCCTGGAACTGACGCAGGAGGAGTCCACCACGCAGTTCGTGATGTGGGCCGAGATGGGCTCGCCACTGGTCATCGGATCCGACCCGCGCACCCTGTCCGACGCGATGATCGAGACGCTGCGCAACCCGGAGATCATCGCCGTCGACCAGGACCCCCTCGCCATCCAGGGCGTACGGGTGGCCAGTGACTCCGTCGGCGACGTCTACAGCAAGGTCCTCGCAGGTGACGGCAGGCGCGCGGTCGTGCTGCTCAACCGCTCCGACAAGGCGGTCGAGCGCACGGTCCGGTTCTCCGACGTCGGGCTCGGCGGCGGGGTGAAGGTGCGTGACCTGCGGGCCAGGGCCGACCGGGGCACCCACACCGACTCGTACACGGTCGAGGTCCCCGCGCACGGCACCGCGTTCCTGAAGCTGACCGGCGCCGACGCGCTGCCCGGCACCAGCCTGGGGCAGAAGGCAACGGCGAGCCCGGCAGTAGTGCGCGAGGGCGACACGCTCACGACCTTCCTCCGTGGACCGCACGGTTCCCTCGTCCAGCACACGACCTCCGCCGACGGCAACGGCAGGGCCCGGCCCCGGGATCTCGGTGGCCCCACGAAGGGCAGGATCCTTGGCCAGCCCGCCGCGTACGCCTCGGCCGGCGGCCGGATCGACGTCTTCGTGCGCGGTACCGACTCCAGGGTGTACCGGCGGGTCTTCGCCGACGGCCGCTGGGGCAACTGGCAGAGCCTGGGCGGCCGGGTGACCGACGCACCGTCGGTGGCGTTCACCGGCCCCGGGCACTGGACACTGTTCGCCACCGGCTCCGACGGGCAGGTCGTGCAGCGCGGCCCGTCGTCCGGATGGTCCTCGCTCGGTGCACCCGGTGACCGGCCGGTGTACGGACGGCCGTCCGCCACCGTCGACGCCCAGGGGCGGGTCCACGTGGCCGTTCGCTCCGCGGCGGACGACGTGTGGACGCGGTCCAGGGAGGCATCGACGTCGGGGGAGTGGTCGCCGTGGACATCGCTCGGCGGGACCGTCAGCGGCAGCCCGACGCTCGTCACCGTGGGAGACGCGGTGGTGCTGTACGCGCGGGCCTCCGACTACACGCTCTGGCAGCAGCGGTACGAGAACGGCGGCTGGCAGGGCTGGACCAAGCGGCAGGAGTTCCCCGGCGCGGCCTTCGAGGGCGCGCTCGGAGCGGTGGCCGGGCCGGGCGGCACCGTCGACGCGGTGTTCCGCGGAGTCGACGGCTACGTGCACCGGACCCAGTTCAAATAAATTAGTAATTATTCTTGACGTGGCGTGAGTGCCACGCGAATCTGTATCCGCGCGAGCGGGGCCCGGCCGTCAGGAGGGCCGCCCCCGCCCGCGCGGATCCACAGGGAGCCATCCATGACGAACCATCAGACCGGCCGACGCCGGTTCCTCGCAGGACTCGGTGCCGCCGGGACGACGGCGCTGCTCAGCGGCTGTGTCACCTCCACCTCCTCCGGCAAGAGCTCCTCCAAGGGCGCGGTGACCCTCCAGTCCAACGTGTCCGCACCGCAGGCCAAGGCCGCGATGGAGGACCTCGTCGCCGCGTACGCGAAGAAGGGGTCGGGGCGCGCCGGCCTCAACACGGTCGCCGCGGAGACCTTCCGCACCCAGCTGCCGACCTACCTGACCTCCGCCAACCCGCCGGACGTGTACACCTGGTACCCCGGCTCGGTGGCGGACGCCTACGCGAAGAAGGACCTGCTGCTGGACCTCGGTGAGGTCTGGAGCTCCTCGCCCGACCTCAAGAACTACTCCAAGGCACTGAACTCCCTGTGCACGTCGAGCTCGGGCAAGAAGGTCTTCGTCCCCGCCACCTACTACTGGTGGGGCATGTTCTACCGGAAGTCCAACTTCGCGAAGTGGGGCGTGAGCGAGCCCAAGAGCTGGGACGACTTCCTCGACCTGTGCGACAAGCTCAAGAGCAAGGGCGTCGACCCGATCGGCCTCGGCGCGGGCGGCAACACCGCGTGGGTGGCCTCGGCCTGGTTCGACTACCTCGACATCCGGATCAACGGCGCCGAGTACCACCGCGAACTCCTCGCCGGAAAGCACCGGTTCGACGACCCCGAGGTGCGCAAGGTCTTCGACCGCTGGCAGGAGGTGCTGCCGTACTTCGACCCGAACGGCGACGCCGTCCCCTTCCAGGACGCCACGACCACTCTGCTCAACGGTCGCAGCGGCATGATGCTCATCGGCACCTTCTTCGCCGACGCGGCGCCCAAGGACGCCCTGGACGACATCGACTTCTTCCGTTTCCCCGTCATCGACCCGAAGATCCCGCTCGCCGAAGAGGCCCCGGTCGACGGCTACTTCGCCAGCGCCCGCACCGGCCGCCGCGACCAGGTCGTCGACCTGATGAGCTACCTCGCCACCGCCGAGTCCCAGGAGATCTACATCAAGGGCTCGTCGGGCACCGTCCTGCCGTGCAACCCGAAGGCGAAGGACGCGGGCACCGCCCTGGTGAAGAAGGGCCGCGCGCACGTGGAGGAGGCGGCCGAGATCACCCAGTTCTTCAACCGGGACTCCAGCGACGCCCTCCAGCCCACCGCGGACACCGCACTGACCCGGTTCCTGGCCAAGCCGAAGGAGATCGGCAGCATTCTGACCGGCTGGCAGCGCGACGCCGAGAAGATCTGGAACGCCTGACATGGCAGTCCTGACCGCGTCCGAACGGAAGTCCCCGGCCCCGCCGTCGCCCCGCGGCAGGCGGACCGGGGGCCCGCGCCGTACGCCTCCGCTGGTGCTCGCGTTCGTCCTCGTCCCGCTCCTCGCCGAAGCGGTATGGGTGTTCTGGCCCGCCCTGCAGGGCTTCTACCTCGCCCTCACCCGCTGGGACGGGGTCTCCCCACCACAGTTCGTCGGCCTGGAGAACTTCCGGGAGATGGCCCACGACGAGGTCTTCCGCAGCGCGGCCGGCAACACCGTGCTGTGGCTCGTGCTCTTCGGCGGCCTCTCAGCCCTGCTCGGCCTGGCGGCCGCGCTGCTGCTCCAGCAAGAGCGGCGCGGCGTCGGCTTCTACCGCGCGGCCCTGTTCCTGCCCGTCGTCTTCTCCCTGGTCGCCACCGCCCTCGTCTGGCAGGCGATCTACCAGCCCGACGGCGTCCTGAACCAACTCCTGGAATCGGTCGGCCTCGGCAGCCTGCGTCATGCCTGGCTCGCCGACCAGGACACCGCGCTGTACGCGGTGATCGTGCCCGCGCTGTGGCGGCAGATCGGCTACGTCATGGTCCTCTATCTCGCCGGCCTCAAGGGCATCGACCCGGCTCTGTACGAGGCTGCCAAGGTCGACGGCGCGAGTGCCTGGCAACGCCTCCGGCACGTCACCCTGCCCCAACTCCGCAGCGTCAACGCGGTCGTCCTGTCCGTCATCGTCATCGACTCGCTGCGCTCCTTCGACGTCGTGTGGTCGCTGACCCGCGGCGGCCCCTACCACTCGTCCGAGCTGCTGAGCACCTACATGTACTCAACCGCCTTCCAGTCCCTGCGCCTCGGCTACGGCTCCGCACTCGCCGTCGTCATCTTCGTCCTCGCCTTCGGCGTCATCTGCTCCTACCTCGTCCGCGCGTTCCGGGAGGCCGACTGATGTCCGCCACGTCCACGGCACTGCGCCGCAAACGGGCCGCGACCGCCGGATTCCACCTGGGAGCCGGGGCCTTGGCCCTCCTGTGGCTGCTGCCCATCGCCCTGGTTCTGGTGACCAGCCTGCGCTCCTTCGACGACATCGCCGCGAACGGCCTGGGCAGCTGGCCGCAGTCCTTCACCCTCGACAACTTCGGCCAGGCCTGGAACGACGGCGGCCAGCAGCGCGCCCTGATCAACAGCCTGCTGGTCACCGTGCCGTGCGTCCTGGTGACGCTCGCGCTGGCAGCCATGGCCGCCTTCTCGCTCAGCCGCTACGAACTGCCCTTCCGCCGCTCGCTGTTGCTGCTCATGCTCGGTGGCAACCTGCTCCCGCCGCAGATCCTGCTCATCCCGGTCTCCAAGCTCAGCGAGCAGATGGGTGTCTTCGACACCCTGCCCGCGCTGATCGGCGTACAGATCGGCTTCGGCGTCGGCTTCTACGTCTTCGTCCTGCACGGCTTCATGCGCGGGATACCCGCGGAGATCCAGCAGGCGGCGGTCGTCGACGGCGCAGGGCCCTGGCAAATCTTCTGGCGGATCATCCTCCCGCTCACCCGCCCCGCCCTGGCCGCCCTCAGCGCCCTGTCCTTCACCTGGATCTTCAACGACCTGCTCTGGGCGATCACCGTGCTGCGCAGCGACACCAAGATGCCGATCACCGCGGCCCTCATCGGACTTCAGGGACAGTACGTATCGATGTGGAACGTGATCGCCGCCGGCTCGGTCATCGCCGCCGCGCCCACCGTGGCCGTGTTCCTGCGGTTCCAGCGGCACTTCGTGGCCGGCCTCAACCTGGGAGCGGTGAAGTGACGTCGTCCCCGCGCTGGACGCTGCGCACCGAGCACACCAGCTACACCGTCCGCCTGTCCCCGGACGGCCCGTGGGCCGAACTCGACGCCTGGGGCCCGCTCGGTGTCGAAGACGGGCCCTCCGCCCTCGACCGGTCCCGTCGGACCCACTTCGTCACCCCCGCCGACGCGGCGCCCGCCGAGTATCTGCCGTACGGGCTGCGGCCGTTCACCGGCTCCGAGCTGGTCGCGGCACGCCCGGGCCAGGACCGGGGCGTGTGGTGGGACTTCGACGGAGCGGAGGAGGGGGAGGGAAGCCTGCGGCTCAGCTTCACGGACGACGTCCTGGGACTGCGTACGGTCCTCTGCTACGAGACGGTTCCGGGCACGGACGTGATCCTCCGCTGGACCGAACTGACCTCCACGCAAGAACTGCGTCTGGAGCGACTCGACTCGGCCGCCGTGAACATCCCCGTCACGGGTGCAGCCCGGCTGACCTACCTCACAGGCCAGTGGTCCCAGGAGTTCCAGCGCACCCAACTCGACCTGGCCAGGGGAACGTTCACCATGGGCAGCCTCCAGGGCGCGCCCGGACACGCGTACGCACCCTGGCTCGCCGTGCAGGACGGGGAGGCGCAGGCGGCCCATGGCATCGCCCTCGAATGGCCCGGCAACTGGCACATCACCGCTGAGGCAGAGCCGGGCGGCAGCGTGCGCGTCCGCGCCGGGCGGGTCCCGCACGAGGGCGTCGTACATCTGGCTCCCGGCGACACCCTCACCACCCCCCGCCTCGCCTGCGCCTTCAGCCCCGACGGCCTCGACGGGCTTTCCCGCGTCTGGCACCGCTACGAACGCCACCTCGCAGGTGAGCGACTGCACCGCCCCCGCAAGGTGCTCTACAACTCCTGGGAGGCCACCGGCTTCGACGTCGACGCGGCCGGCCAGCTGGAGCTGGCCAAGCTGGCCGCGGACATCGGCGCCGAACTGTTCGTCGTCGACGACGGATGGTTCACCGGCCGCGACGACGACACCGGGGGACTGGGCGACTGGTACCCGGACCCGGCCGCGTTCCCGCACGGCTTCGGAGCCTTCGTCGAGGACATCCGGGCGCTCGGGCTGGACTTCGGCCTGTGGGTCGAGCCAGAAGCCGTCAGCCCGACCAGCCGCCTCTACGCCGAGCACCCCGAGTGGGTGTATCGGATCGAGGGCCGTCCCGCGCGCCTGGTCCGCAACCAACTCCTGCTCGACCTCGGCCGCACCGACGTACAGGACTTCGTGATCGGCACGCTGGACCGGCTGCTCACCGAGTACACCGTCAGCTACCTGAAGTGGGACATGAACCGGCCGCCCACCGAACGAGGCCGCCCCGGCACCGACCGTGCAGACCACCTCGACCTGGACGCCCAGCACGTCGCCGGATACCTGCGGGTCCTGGACCACCTGCGCGCCACCCACCCCGACGTCACCATCGAAGGGTGCGCGGGCGGCGGCGGCCGCATCGAGCACGCGACACTCGCACGCACCGACGTCGTCTGGCCCAGCGACAACACGGCCCCCCTGGACCGGCT from Streptomyces sp. NBC_00258 includes:
- a CDS encoding SGNH/GDSL hydrolase family protein produces the protein MANSGYARYVALGDSQTEGLGDDDGTGNPRGWADRLAEQIARTDPGLLYANLAVRGRLAGEVRSEQLAPALALRPDLATVVAGVNDVLRPRFDADEVAEHLEAMFAALTASGARVATLTFPDFARIVPAARPIGHRVTALNSRIREAARRHGVVVADAEPHPVATDLRLWSPDRLHASPRGHALIAAAVAEALAVPGSDDSWIHPLPADASMRSGLRAVGTELRWAGSFLGPWLARRLRGRSSGDGREAKRPTLLPVAHAIEDPSRGPVHSRRIE
- a CDS encoding PadR family transcriptional regulator encodes the protein MALRNAVMAALLEGEASGYDLAKGFEASVANFWMATPQQIYRELERMEGEGLVAARVVQQERRPNKRLFSLTDEGLAAVRAYTAEPPAKPTAIRDELLVKVQCVDVGDMEAVRTAVAQRMELAATKIARYERVREWLLAGRTEDEYFTTAERIGPYLTCLRGLSLERDNLTWGEVTLKRLAQRAEALASPARD
- a CDS encoding VOC family protein, whose product is MACRISELVLDCADPDRLAVFWCEVLGYVELGREDDGSIEIGPPDAGFGGPQPTLVLSPSSDPRAGKLPLHIDVNATDRDQDAELERLLALGARPADVGQTGAESWHTLADPEGNEFCLLRARIKPL
- a CDS encoding discoidin domain-containing protein, producing the protein MTDQSSSPRLSRRSLVTTGSTLLAGFGLGSLLPASTASAAVSDASAAPSSPRELALYRPVTVSSTAYAPTPGSFVVDRLASPGVRGSGWRSAAGDPQWISIDLQAACEVTWIRLTFEADASDPVFTPPTAGNPANGTTGKEIQSSYAVEYVVETSTDRESWTSVYRTTAGTGGVVNIQLPRPVTARWVRMTSRKRSNPNPLGLNGFEVYGSPKGHRPSATGWTDWDRQSGPAPKLVVADDGTVPVESGWRLTLDDWADADGEELSKTTVDTSDWLPATVPGTVLGSLVDQGKLPDPVAGLNNLHVPEALSRHAWWYKRDFELPRGLRTGAGRRIWLEFDGINHKADIWLNGKQVGDLTYPFARSAHDVTKLLSTGGENALAVKITPMPVPGSPGDKGPAGEAWVDAGANQMNLNSPTYLASSGWDWMPAVRDRAAGIWNHVRLRSTGHVVIGDPRVDTLLPKLPDVSVAELTIVVPVRNADTTDHRATVSAAFDGVRVSKVVTVPAGESIDVTFTPDAFGRLRLRNPKLWWPNGLGDPALHDLTLVASLDGAESDRRTTRFGIRQFGYEYEVPLPFTASDDAYTQSVTFDRQQAQYVRIKCLTRASGWGNSLWTLSVSDSVRPSVDLALHAPADASTKDGDDHGPANATDGDAGTRWSSAYEDDQWIRVDLGSPQSFDRVDLTWEQAYAKTYLVQVSSNDADWTDVASVDNSAVPLPFDNGNASLRVEDFAPRTARYVRIACGVRNTSWGNSLWSLGVIDSAEPGTDLALRQKATASTEESDHPASHATDGDAGTRWSSQYEDHQWIQVDLGSAKRFDRVAIVWEPAYPKTYVIQVSDDGDTWTDVKSVSNTPDPLKISVNGVRVLARGGNWGWDELLRRMPPERMDAAVRMHRDMNFTMIRNWVGTCDREEFFAACDEHGILVWNDFPNAWAMDPPDHDAFNSIARDTVLRYRTHPSVVIWCGANEGNPPAAIDKGMRQAVEQQVPGILYQNNSAGGIITGGGPYGWVEPEKYFDPSTYGSKDFGFHTEIGMPVVSTAASMRNMTGDEPEWPIRGAWYYHDWSERGNQAPHTYKAAVEARLGETEDLDDFARKAQFVNYENTRAMFEAWNANLWDNASGLMLWMSHPAWHSTVWQTYDYDFDVNGTYYGARTACEPLHVQADPKGQVLAVNHTRKDLKNATVSARLFDLSGRQLGRTTSVRLDVAPAATAKAFTSAWTDSLPDLHLLRLTLEGSDGRVLSRNTYWRHRTAAAMRALTKAPQTRVSGTVTGLSRSGSRHELTATVRNHGRSVAAMVRLSLLNDKTGHRVLPTLYSDNYLWLLPGESQTVTLSWPARALPSHHPLLKVEAYNSRSSTARP